The Candidatus Krumholzibacteriia bacterium genome window below encodes:
- a CDS encoding replication-associated recombination protein A: MSDSFELLPENSSRHDSARPTPLADRMRARDLDEFVGQEKIVGPSTLLRQTLEAGVITQSMILWGPPGCGKTTLARLIAARVKNRFVPFSAVTSGIAEVKRVIADARKLRSVDPHPLLLFVDEIHRFNRAQQDAFLPHIEDGTIVFIGATTENPSFEVIGPLLSRSRVFVFEMLGPEQVTDILRRALADRERGLGEAKIEAEDGVLEMIADVAQGDARVALNALEYASSVIQHQPQPRRLTKVLAMDALQRRTLSTDRAGESHYNLISALHKSLRGGDTDASLYWLARMCEAGEDPVYIARRLVRFASEDVGNADPQALVVSIAARDAVEFIGYPECKLALAQCVIYLALAEKSNAIYTAYGKAADVVNNTPPHPVPLHIRNAPTPMMKDLGYGKDYVYPHDHPDAAPQDFLPDALRGSRFYHPREAGFEAELKQRLEAFRKRRSG; encoded by the coding sequence ATGAGCGATTCCTTTGAGCTCCTCCCCGAGAATTCATCCCGCCACGACTCCGCCCGCCCCACGCCGCTCGCCGACCGTATGCGCGCACGCGACCTCGACGAGTTCGTGGGGCAGGAGAAGATCGTTGGGCCCTCCACGTTACTGCGTCAGACATTGGAAGCCGGCGTCATTACCCAGTCGATGATCCTGTGGGGGCCACCCGGCTGCGGCAAGACCACGCTGGCGCGGCTGATCGCGGCGCGCGTGAAGAACCGATTTGTCCCCTTCAGCGCGGTCACCTCCGGCATCGCCGAGGTCAAGCGTGTCATCGCCGACGCGCGCAAGCTGCGCTCGGTGGATCCGCATCCGCTGCTGCTGTTCGTCGACGAGATCCACCGCTTCAACCGCGCCCAGCAGGACGCGTTTCTCCCGCACATCGAGGACGGCACCATCGTCTTCATCGGCGCCACCACCGAGAACCCCAGCTTCGAGGTCATCGGGCCGCTCCTGTCGCGCTCGCGCGTGTTCGTGTTCGAGATGCTGGGGCCGGAGCAGGTGACCGACATTCTGCGCCGGGCGCTCGCGGACCGCGAGCGCGGACTGGGAGAGGCGAAGATCGAAGCCGAAGACGGCGTGCTGGAAATGATCGCCGACGTGGCGCAGGGTGACGCGCGCGTGGCGCTGAACGCGCTGGAGTACGCCAGCTCGGTGATCCAGCACCAGCCGCAGCCCAGGCGCCTGACGAAGGTGCTGGCGATGGACGCGTTGCAGCGGCGCACCCTGTCCACCGACCGAGCCGGCGAGTCGCACTACAACCTCATCTCGGCGCTGCACAAGAGCCTGCGCGGCGGGGACACCGATGCATCGCTGTACTGGCTGGCACGGATGTGCGAGGCGGGGGAGGATCCGGTGTACATCGCGCGGCGCCTGGTGCGTTTTGCGTCCGAGGATGTCGGCAACGCCGACCCGCAGGCGCTGGTGGTGTCCATCGCCGCGCGCGACGCGGTGGAGTTCATCGGCTACCCGGAGTGCAAGCTGGCGCTGGCACAGTGCGTCATCTATCTCGCCCTCGCAGAAAAGAGCAACGCCATCTACACGGCGTACGGGAAGGCCGCCGACGTGGTGAACAACACGCCGCCGCACCCGGTGCCGCTGCACATCCGCAACGCGCCCACGCCGATGATGAAGGACCTTGGCTACGGCAAGGACTATGTCTACCCGCACGACCACCCGGACGCCGCGCCGCAGGACTTCCTGCCCGACGCGCTACGCGGTTCGCGTTTCTACCACCCGCGCGAGGCGGGCTTCGAGGCCGAGCTCAAGCAGCGCCTGGAGGCGTTCCGCAAGCGCCGCAGCGGTTGA
- the glpX gene encoding class II fructose-bisphosphatase: protein MERNLALELVRVTEAAALASARWMGKGDSEAASRAANEAVTVVMGSVKMIGHIVIGDTHLASPPAGKRAAGGGDVPEVDVAIDALQSIESVALGRPYAISTIAVSNPDSFLKPPVPYMNKIAVGPDAAGSVDIRKSPLDNLVNIAAAKRCYVEDLTVCILARDRHRALIEDVRSAGARILLVSDGDLTAMLATVVPASGVDVVMGIGGSAEGVLAAAALQCVGGDLQAQFHPRDDAEGEKMREAGFASRDRVLRTVDLVRGANTMFAATGVTNSDVLPGVQFVPGGAITHSLVMRSASGTVRHIKAHHRFDRKPVYR from the coding sequence ATGGAACGAAACCTCGCGCTGGAACTCGTCCGGGTAACGGAGGCGGCTGCGCTCGCCTCCGCACGCTGGATGGGCAAAGGCGACAGCGAGGCGGCGAGCCGTGCGGCCAACGAGGCGGTCACGGTGGTGATGGGCTCGGTGAAGATGATCGGGCACATCGTGATCGGTGACACGCACCTCGCCTCGCCGCCGGCCGGCAAGCGTGCGGCCGGCGGGGGAGATGTTCCCGAGGTCGACGTCGCCATCGACGCGTTGCAATCCATCGAATCGGTCGCTCTGGGGCGTCCCTACGCGATATCCACCATCGCCGTGTCCAACCCGGATTCGTTCCTGAAGCCGCCCGTGCCCTACATGAACAAGATCGCGGTGGGTCCGGACGCGGCGGGCAGCGTGGACATAAGGAAGAGTCCGCTCGACAACCTGGTCAACATCGCGGCGGCCAAGCGTTGCTACGTGGAGGATCTCACCGTCTGCATCCTGGCCCGTGATCGTCACCGTGCACTCATCGAGGATGTACGATCCGCCGGTGCGCGCATCCTGCTGGTCTCCGACGGCGACTTGACGGCCATGCTCGCCACGGTGGTTCCGGCAAGCGGCGTTGACGTGGTCATGGGCATCGGCGGCAGTGCGGAGGGCGTTCTGGCCGCGGCCGCCTTGCAGTGCGTGGGCGGTGACCTGCAGGCGCAGTTCCACCCGCGCGACGACGCCGAAGGGGAGAAGATGCGCGAAGCGGGTTTTGCCAGCCGCGATCGCGTGCTGCGTACCGTGGACCTGGTGCGGGGCGCGAACACGATGTTCGCCGCCACCGGTGTCACCAACAGTGACGTGCTGCCGGGCGTGCAGTTCGTGCCCGGTGGTGCCATTACGCACTCGCTGGTGATGCGCAGCGCCTCGGGCACGGTACGCCACATCAAGGCGCACCATCGGTTTGACCGCAAGCCCGTATATCGTTAG
- a CDS encoding zinc-ribbon domain-containing protein yields the protein MYCKYCGREVDDKAELCVHCGRRIRSSVSAVITDSELTRLKPQREPKSPGLAGFLGFVLSWLLMGPVGYIYLGQWNWFFITLVISVLVYILTFGVAYALFPFVFAFHQYQMARELNEMITPRQTPASDEPGQAAGGAEPTHTPYSQD from the coding sequence ATGTACTGCAAATATTGCGGACGTGAGGTCGACGACAAGGCCGAACTCTGTGTCCATTGCGGGCGGCGCATTCGAAGTTCCGTTTCCGCAGTCATCACCGACAGCGAACTCACCCGGCTCAAGCCCCAGCGTGAGCCCAAGAGCCCGGGGCTGGCCGGGTTCCTCGGTTTTGTATTGTCGTGGCTCCTGATGGGCCCGGTGGGCTACATCTACCTCGGTCAGTGGAACTGGTTCTTCATCACGCTCGTCATCTCCGTTCTCGTCTACATCCTTACCTTTGGGGTCGCCTACGCGTTGTTCCCGTTCGTGTTCGCATTCCACCAGTACCAGATGGCGCGCGAACTCAACGAGATGATCACACCCAGGCAGACGCCCGCTTCTGATGAGCCGGGCCAGGCTGCGGGCGGCGCGGAACCGACCCACACGCCATACTCGCAGGATTGA
- a CDS encoding tetratricopeptide repeat protein — MNHRAISVMLVLLVASCASAPPDNSAQTDALNAAKRRAAVQLEAGEYAAAVRTLETLSADVPRDDQVFMMLGDAYRGLGEYQPAINGYEQAIRIDYGDYLPHLKLGTWLMENGKTGRALTEFEVAVKYGAGDPLTHYNYGLALHELGRRDEALVQWRLARDLDPANAEFVEALGIGLTGVDDAAALAYFEEAAQLGRSGAAFDNNYALVLERVGRQEEARRRFQAAAAAEPSSEEYQRNLALHDMRVGDYAAASGELGQLIEQHGVRWSYSVYLARAYVELGRFEDALGALDPFRAELEAGRLDRKSGRIDRVPPTVADALSAAGLAWRGRGDLAQARPLLERAVVLDPDEPAHLNNYGVVLAESGMLEEARAQWKRVLELDPGNTTARSNLSAYQR, encoded by the coding sequence GTGAATCATCGCGCCATATCCGTCATGTTGGTTCTGCTGGTGGCGTCGTGCGCCTCCGCACCGCCGGACAACTCCGCGCAAACCGACGCACTCAACGCCGCCAAGCGCCGCGCCGCCGTACAGCTGGAAGCCGGCGAGTACGCGGCAGCGGTACGCACGCTCGAAACACTTTCCGCGGATGTGCCGCGTGACGACCAGGTCTTCATGATGCTGGGGGACGCGTATCGCGGTCTGGGAGAGTACCAGCCCGCCATCAACGGCTACGAACAGGCCATCCGCATCGACTACGGTGACTACCTCCCCCACCTGAAGCTGGGCACGTGGCTGATGGAGAACGGGAAGACGGGACGCGCGCTCACCGAGTTCGAGGTGGCGGTCAAGTACGGGGCGGGCGATCCGCTCACGCATTACAACTACGGCCTCGCGCTGCACGAACTGGGACGCCGCGACGAGGCGCTGGTGCAGTGGCGCCTGGCCCGGGATCTCGACCCGGCCAACGCCGAGTTCGTTGAGGCGCTGGGTATCGGGTTGACCGGCGTGGACGACGCGGCGGCCCTGGCGTATTTCGAGGAAGCCGCGCAGCTGGGACGGAGCGGCGCCGCATTCGACAACAACTACGCGCTGGTACTCGAGCGCGTGGGCCGGCAGGAAGAGGCCCGCAGGCGCTTCCAGGCCGCTGCTGCCGCTGAACCGTCCAGCGAGGAGTACCAGCGCAACCTCGCCCTGCACGACATGCGCGTGGGGGACTACGCGGCCGCGTCGGGAGAACTGGGGCAACTCATCGAGCAACACGGTGTGCGCTGGAGCTACTCGGTGTACCTGGCGCGCGCGTACGTGGAACTGGGCCGTTTTGAGGATGCGCTGGGGGCGCTGGATCCGTTCCGCGCCGAGCTGGAAGCGGGCCGTCTGGATCGCAAATCCGGACGCATCGATCGCGTGCCGCCCACGGTGGCGGACGCGCTGTCCGCCGCCGGACTCGCGTGGCGGGGGCGCGGGGACCTGGCGCAGGCGCGGCCGCTACTGGAGCGAGCGGTGGTGCTGGACCCGGACGAGCCCGCGCACCTCAATAACTATGGCGTGGTTCTCGCCGAGAGTGGTATGCTGGAAGAAGCTCGGGCGCAATGGAAGCGCGTGCTCGAACTGGACCCTGGAAACACCACTGCCAGGTCCAATCTTTCCGCGTACCAACGGTAA
- a CDS encoding site-2 protease family protein, producing the protein MRYTLGLVKLFGIPVRVHATFPLVLVLYAAEAGRSGSARDALLAALLVLLVFGCVVLHELGHSLMARRYGIRVRDIVLFPIGGVARAESIPEDPRQEIAVAIAGPIVNFAIAGVLFALLAARGVPPHGGGFFVDLAWVNLALGVFNLIPAFPMDGGRILRGMLSLRVPYLEATRRARGVGQLIALGFATLALVNTSFIMLALIAVFVFAGGMMEERAVSTRLRLGGRSVGDLTDASAPVFALDDAVGVVVDRADGRPAFAVAGESGSLAGVVSVADLLHAVRDGRAGDALSTIARSDFPVTEASTEASRVYRYLKEERKPFAAVVEGDRFLGLFHAD; encoded by the coding sequence ATGAGATACACGCTCGGTCTGGTGAAACTGTTCGGGATTCCGGTTCGGGTCCACGCCACCTTTCCGCTGGTTCTGGTGCTGTATGCCGCGGAGGCGGGCCGCAGCGGCTCCGCCCGGGACGCCCTGCTCGCGGCCCTGCTGGTGCTGCTGGTGTTCGGCTGCGTGGTGTTGCACGAGCTCGGGCACAGCCTGATGGCGCGGCGCTACGGCATCCGCGTGCGCGATATCGTTCTGTTTCCCATCGGCGGGGTCGCGCGCGCCGAGTCCATCCCCGAGGACCCACGGCAGGAGATTGCGGTTGCCATCGCGGGGCCCATCGTCAACTTCGCCATCGCGGGGGTGCTGTTTGCGCTGCTCGCGGCCCGCGGCGTTCCGCCCCACGGCGGCGGCTTCTTCGTCGACCTCGCCTGGGTGAACCTGGCCCTCGGTGTCTTCAACCTGATCCCGGCCTTCCCCATGGACGGGGGACGGATCCTGCGCGGGATGCTGTCCCTGCGCGTGCCCTACCTGGAGGCCACCCGACGCGCGCGCGGGGTCGGTCAGTTGATCGCGCTGGGATTCGCCACCCTGGCGCTGGTGAACACCTCCTTCATCATGCTGGCGCTCATCGCGGTGTTCGTGTTTGCGGGCGGCATGATGGAGGAACGTGCCGTGAGCACGCGGCTGCGTCTCGGGGGGCGGTCGGTGGGTGATCTCACGGACGCCTCCGCGCCGGTCTTTGCGCTGGATGACGCGGTGGGCGTGGTGGTGGATCGGGCCGACGGGCGCCCCGCCTTCGCGGTGGCCGGGGAGTCGGGGTCGCTGGCCGGTGTGGTGTCGGTGGCCGACCTGCTGCACGCGGTGCGGGACGGCCGCGCCGGTGATGCGCTTTCCACCATTGCCCGTTCCGACTTTCCCGTGACGGAGGCATCCACCGAAGCCTCGCGCGTCTACCGGTACCTCAAGGAGGAACGCAAGCCGTTCGCCGCCGTGGTGGAGGGCGATCGCTTCCTCGGGCTGTTCCACGCGGATTGA
- a CDS encoding porin family protein, producing MTVLQRALLAAALVAALLPGAAAAVDEAAGQERLGIRAGYVQTKDGLNDAYGDGWDLTLFFTEKLYSRILLDVRLGAIYLGETLDPDLNQKVLDNYGIILPLGTIPSMRYLYFSAGPLFGFNVGSSSSGYISAGIGIYSVSMEFTPGVTTFDYSDQHIGYNGGLGFSRRIASNWSLELNGTVHYFGIDENDNDLYWVFTSEADAPLLLGVALGLTVDLR from the coding sequence ATGACAGTCCTGCAACGCGCTTTGCTCGCGGCGGCACTGGTGGCGGCATTGCTGCCCGGCGCCGCGGCCGCGGTCGACGAGGCCGCCGGCCAGGAGCGCCTGGGCATTCGCGCGGGATATGTTCAGACCAAGGATGGCTTGAACGACGCCTATGGCGATGGATGGGATCTCACCCTGTTCTTCACGGAGAAGCTTTACTCGAGAATCCTGCTCGACGTGAGGCTGGGCGCCATCTACCTGGGTGAGACGCTGGACCCCGATCTCAACCAGAAGGTGCTGGACAACTACGGAATCATCCTGCCGCTCGGGACAATTCCCAGCATGCGCTACCTGTATTTCAGCGCGGGCCCCCTGTTCGGGTTCAACGTGGGCAGCTCGTCTTCGGGATACATCAGCGCGGGAATCGGCATCTACTCGGTGAGCATGGAGTTCACTCCGGGCGTGACCACGTTCGACTACAGCGATCAGCACATCGGGTACAACGGCGGGCTGGGGTTCTCGCGGCGTATCGCAAGCAACTGGTCGCTCGAACTCAACGGAACCGTCCACTACTTCGGAATCGACGAGAACGACAACGACCTCTACTGGGTGTTCACCTCCGAGGCCGACGCACCGCTCCTGCTCGGCGTCGCGCTGGGGCTCACCGTCGATCTGCGCTAG
- a CDS encoding tetratricopeptide repeat protein, whose product METVLDYVAVTMRSLMQRIDNALTRADGVLACGLRWPLILLAAAFVLKAIYVLQSADALHVRVPIMDSRYYDEMAQDIARGNVVRREAFFMGPLYPYLLGFLYEVVGRDFTVIRLVQALGGALTVMLTFLIGRRLFRPSAAMAGAVLLALAGAMTFYETQLLMEGLGTLLNCTVLYLLVSGGERITPRRAAVVGAVLGLSALARASILIFAVFVAVWLFRRRPRTARWRRAGACTAGLVLVLLPAVIHNYAASRDLAPVTTNAGVNFYVGNASHATGTFVPIEGVDLLRDITTRDYVEQMTGREMSPSEVSRFWFARAWDDIRKGPARTLGRMGKKTAIFFNGYEVPQIESFDLLAHEEPWLRVLFVRLWLIMPLALLGMLLALRKPERLAPLYGYVLLYALSIVVFFVTGRYRSQVIPVLCLFAGYALVTVPHHARSLRPAFAFAAGLLALGLVTSPGLFAIDEDMIVFRDQVRRGRRLGELRSYQPALREIDKAIAIYPGEPEGYVQRAIIHRDNDNDFKAIEDYSRALQIDPASPSVHYDLAQALRSVNLPEEAAREYRRAIEYNPRMLQAHNNLGITLREMKRYDEAVAAFREVIELSPDYRKAYNNLGASYAEMGRMDDAVATFQETTRRFPDYATGYRNLAMAFAAQHRPRPALEAMRRYVALSPDDVEARELVRKLEIAAQADTSSVD is encoded by the coding sequence GTGGAAACGGTGTTGGACTACGTTGCCGTCACCATGAGGAGTCTGATGCAGCGCATCGACAACGCCCTCACGCGGGCGGACGGCGTACTCGCCTGCGGGTTGCGCTGGCCGCTGATTCTGCTGGCCGCCGCCTTCGTTCTCAAGGCCATCTACGTGTTGCAGAGCGCGGACGCGCTGCACGTGCGCGTGCCCATCATGGACTCGCGCTACTACGACGAGATGGCGCAGGACATCGCGCGCGGCAACGTGGTTCGGCGCGAGGCGTTCTTCATGGGGCCGCTGTACCCGTACCTGCTCGGGTTCCTCTACGAGGTGGTTGGGCGCGACTTCACGGTGATCCGGCTTGTGCAGGCGCTGGGCGGCGCGCTTACCGTGATGCTCACCTTCCTCATCGGCCGCCGGCTGTTCCGGCCCTCTGCGGCCATGGCCGGCGCCGTGCTGCTGGCCCTCGCCGGCGCCATGACCTTCTACGAGACCCAGCTCCTCATGGAGGGACTGGGAACGCTGCTCAACTGCACCGTGCTCTACCTGCTGGTCAGTGGTGGCGAGCGCATCACGCCCCGCCGGGCGGCCGTCGTCGGCGCCGTACTGGGTCTGTCGGCGCTGGCGCGCGCGAGCATCCTGATCTTCGCCGTGTTCGTGGCGGTGTGGTTGTTCCGGCGCCGCCCGCGCACGGCCAGATGGCGGCGCGCCGGGGCCTGCACCGCCGGGCTGGTGCTGGTCCTGCTGCCGGCGGTCATCCACAACTACGCCGCCAGCCGCGATCTTGCGCCGGTAACCACCAACGCGGGCGTGAACTTCTACGTGGGCAACGCGTCCCATGCCACCGGCACCTTCGTGCCCATCGAAGGCGTGGACCTGCTGCGGGACATCACCACGCGCGACTATGTGGAGCAGATGACGGGACGAGAGATGTCGCCATCGGAGGTGTCACGCTTCTGGTTCGCGCGTGCCTGGGACGACATTCGTAAGGGGCCGGCGCGCACGCTGGGCCGGATGGGCAAGAAGACCGCAATCTTCTTCAACGGGTACGAGGTGCCGCAGATCGAGAGTTTCGACCTGCTGGCGCACGAGGAACCGTGGCTGCGGGTACTGTTCGTGCGCCTGTGGTTGATCATGCCACTGGCCCTGCTGGGGATGCTGCTGGCCCTGCGCAAGCCGGAAAGACTCGCGCCCCTGTACGGGTACGTCCTGCTTTACGCGCTGTCGATCGTGGTCTTCTTCGTCACCGGACGCTACCGGTCCCAGGTGATTCCCGTCCTGTGCCTCTTTGCCGGCTACGCACTGGTCACGGTGCCGCACCATGCGCGTTCGCTCCGACCGGCGTTCGCGTTCGCGGCCGGACTCCTGGCACTCGGGCTCGTGACCAGTCCCGGGCTGTTTGCCATCGACGAAGACATGATCGTGTTCCGCGATCAGGTGCGCCGTGGCCGCCGTCTGGGCGAATTGCGCAGCTACCAGCCCGCGCTGCGCGAAATCGACAAGGCGATCGCCATCTATCCCGGCGAGCCGGAAGGGTATGTCCAGCGCGCCATCATCCACCGGGACAACGACAACGACTTCAAGGCTATCGAGGACTACTCGCGCGCCCTGCAGATCGATCCCGCATCACCCTCGGTTCACTATGACCTCGCGCAGGCGTTGCGCAGCGTGAATCTCCCGGAGGAGGCGGCGCGTGAGTATCGCCGGGCCATCGAGTACAACCCGCGCATGCTGCAGGCGCACAACAACCTTGGTATCACGCTGCGGGAGATGAAGCGCTACGACGAGGCGGTGGCAGCGTTCCGGGAGGTGATCGAACTGTCACCGGATTACCGCAAGGCGTACAACAACCTGGGGGCGAGCTACGCGGAGATGGGGCGGATGGACGACGCGGTGGCCACCTTCCAGGAGACCACGCGCCGCTTTCCCGACTACGCCACCGGCTACCGCAACCTGGCCATGGCCTTTGCCGCGCAGCACCGGCCGCGGCCGGCGCTGGAGGCGATGCGGCGTTACGTGGCGCTGAGTCCGGATGATGTGGAAGCGCGGGAGCTGGTGCGCAAGCTCGAGATCGCGGCGCAGGCGGACACCAGTTCGGTCGACTAG
- the pyrE gene encoding orotate phosphoribosyltransferase, with translation MTLRDELLTHLLAHSFKTGDFTLASGRKSKYYVNGKMTTLDARGAYLVARTFLAMIADDVPDAVGGLTLGADPIVGSMLSLAGLEDLSVRGFIVRKQSKDHGTKSLVEGPLRKGDRVVIVEDVVTTGGSSLQAIAAVKELGCEVRKVLAVVDREEGGRKNLADAGCALEAIFTASELLGAAG, from the coding sequence ATGACGCTCCGCGACGAGCTTCTCACGCATCTGCTCGCTCACTCCTTCAAGACGGGAGACTTCACCCTCGCGTCCGGCCGCAAGAGCAAGTACTACGTCAACGGAAAGATGACCACGCTGGACGCGCGCGGCGCGTACCTCGTGGCGCGTACCTTCCTGGCCATGATCGCGGATGACGTCCCCGACGCCGTGGGTGGGCTGACGCTGGGCGCAGATCCCATCGTGGGTTCCATGTTGTCGCTCGCCGGGCTGGAAGACCTCTCCGTGCGCGGCTTTATCGTCCGCAAGCAGAGCAAGGATCACGGCACCAAATCGCTCGTCGAGGGACCGCTGCGCAAGGGCGACCGCGTGGTGATCGTGGAAGACGTGGTGACCACGGGGGGATCTTCGCTTCAGGCGATCGCCGCGGTGAAGGAGCTGGGGTGCGAGGTGCGCAAGGTCCTGGCGGTGGTGGATCGCGAGGAGGGTGGACGGAAGAATCTCGCCGACGCGGGCTGCGCGCTCGAGGCGATCTTCACGGCCAGCGAGTTGCTCGGCGCCGCGGGGTGA
- a CDS encoding PEP-CTERM sorting domain-containing protein, which translates to MKARICFAAVAIVLIAGTQSSASVISASSQTAGSRSAERVDYLSVTSIQTDLNASMREAADASAPTALRATSAPSTASGGFLLTAGQGSGYNGVSGNAMESLFKPDHDKTSSAMKRDVAGPGTVIANGGSHGGRWGGNHGSGGRWGNNGGGKKGGKTGGDKKDGGWENHRRRGGGGGGIQAAPEPSTWLLLGAGLTMVGIYEVIRRRS; encoded by the coding sequence ATGAAGGCCCGCATTTGTTTTGCTGCCGTTGCAATCGTGCTGATTGCCGGCACACAGTCGTCTGCTTCGGTGATTTCCGCGTCCAGCCAGACCGCCGGCTCGCGTTCCGCTGAGCGCGTCGACTACCTGAGCGTTACATCGATCCAGACCGACCTCAACGCGTCCATGCGCGAGGCCGCCGATGCATCGGCGCCCACGGCGCTGCGCGCCACGTCCGCGCCCTCGACGGCAAGCGGCGGCTTCCTGCTCACCGCGGGACAGGGCTCCGGCTACAACGGCGTCAGTGGGAATGCCATGGAGAGCCTGTTCAAGCCCGACCACGACAAGACGTCCAGCGCGATGAAGCGTGACGTCGCCGGCCCGGGCACGGTGATCGCCAACGGCGGCTCCCACGGCGGGCGATGGGGTGGCAACCACGGTTCGGGTGGGCGCTGGGGGAACAACGGGGGCGGCAAGAAGGGCGGCAAAACGGGTGGCGACAAGAAGGACGGCGGCTGGGAGAACCACCGGCGCCGTGGTGGTGGCGGCGGCGGAATCCAGGCCGCGCCGGAGCCGTCCACCTGGCTGCTCCTTGGAGCCGGCCTCACCATGGTCGGCATCTACGAGGTCATTCGCCGCCGCAGCTAG